From the genome of Megalopta genalis isolate 19385.01 chromosome 13, iyMegGena1_principal, whole genome shotgun sequence:
AAAACTGTTTGATTTCTCTGCTAAAAACATCGAAAAAGGTATGCATAGAATCGAAAAGTAACAAACAGATCCACGTTATATTCCGTTTTCATGTTTCGTTCTCATGTTTCGTTTTCAATTTCCAGCAGGTTCCCGATGTATTCGCGAAGAGATCGTCTATGCAGACGTTTGGAAGACAATAACCTAAAAAATATCATGCGGATCGCGAAGTTCTGTAAAGAAGCAAATGCAAGCTGTTTGATGGAATATATCGTAAAGGAAGAAAAGAGAAAGCAGGAGGAGTTGGAAGAAAGACTGCGAGAAGAGGGAAGTACTCACAAAACTAATTGAGAACTTAGACAAATGATgtagtaacaataatatattagaTATTTCGAATATAATCTTTTATGATTCTTCAAACCTGTGTGTCGCATAacatttgtattttattgtgAGCAAACCATGTGCCAATATCTATTATGAATAAAAAGTTATAGAAAAACGGTATTGTACTTCTTACTCCGCATTGCTCAAAaaagttataattattataaatgattACAAAAATAACTGCACGCTCCAAAAGCGTGCTTTAACTTTTCAGCAAAATTGTATGTGTTCCGTAACGTTCGTTTTCTCGGCTACCTTACGCCAGCTGAGCGCATCTCCCATTGGTCATTAAGGtgacattttcgttaaggaagaagttacttcaagtgACTCCAGAAATTACTTCATTCCGGGTTAAATGTATATGTTGCCCGTTAATCGCAACGATGAGTATGACCTCGGAAGGATTTTAGTGAAAGAACCATATATAGACTCTGAATTTAATTAGAATTGAAAATACACAAAAAGTTAGATAGACCTTCctttttatttcgaattcgCCCTCAGGATATCTACATTCTACGGGTCGTTCCGGATGTCCTAAAAATTTTTCGCATTCCGGAAATAGAgggctcctgaggtcattcgaagtaattttTCCCTTACCGGAAacgcaatccgaggcttcgtttacgagttattaacgaaaaacagtggctaATAAGAGCCGAAATCAGCTGATTGATCCGCTTCGCGCCAGTCGAGTTCGCTTATCTTtcgtcattgtttttcgttaataactcgaaaagAAAAATCGCGAATTGCACTTCCGCTAAGGGAAAAGCTGCTCCAAATgccctcaggaaccctccatttccggattaggAGGCATTTTCCGGACATTcttttcattctttcgattcttTTGACGCGTCGACTTTGATAAGCCGAGTCGAAACGAagagttatttttatttttgcttTCACTTGGAATAAATACCAAGGCATTCGAGCTTCCTCAAAAAAATAGGCGATCGAGGGAAACATTTCCTGACTTTGTCACGCGCTATCTCTGTCCTTGTCCTACCCGTTGCAAGGATACGAAAATTCGCCACCGTATAGATGGcgccgccgtcgtcgcgaaTTTTCTCTAATTCGTGTTTTGACTAGGTGGCGACTGAATCGCGGTGACTCAAGCGCAAGTGAGGAAAAAACTGTTTGATTTCTCTGCTAAAAACATCGAAAAAGGTATGCATAGAATCGAAAAGTAACAAACAGATCCACGTTATATTCCGTTTTCATGTTTCGTTCTCATGTTTCGTTTTCAATTTCCAGCAGGTTCCCGATGTATTCGCGAAGAAATCGTTTATGGAGACGTTGGGCAGACAATAACCTAAAATATATCATCCAGCTCGAGAAGCTCTGTAAAGAAGCAAATGCAGACTGTTTGGCATATATCATAGAGGAAGAAATGAGAAAGGAGGAGGAGTTGGGAGATGGTGGAGAGATGTGTAAAGCTATAAAAAGAATGGGAGAAGAATTCACAAAACTACTTGAGGATGATGAGGATTgatgtaataacaataatatattagaTATTTCGAATATAATCTTTTATGATTCTTCAAACCTGTGTGTCGCATAacatttgtattttattgtgAGCAAACCATGTGCCAATATCTGTTATGAATAAAAAGTTATAGAAAAACGGTATTGTACTTCTTACTCCGCATTGCTCAAAaaagttataattattataaatgattACAAAAATAACTGCACGCTCCAAAAGCGTGCTTTAACTTTTCAGCAAAATTGTATGTGTTCCGTAACGTTCGTTTTCTCGGCTACCTTACGCCAGCTGAGCGCATCTCCCATTGGTCATTAAGGtgacattttcgttaaggaagaagttacttcaagtgACTCCAGAAATTACTTCATTCCGGGTTAAATGTATATGTTGCCCGTTAATCGCAACGATGAGTATGACCTCGGAAGGATTTTAGTGAAAGAACCATATATAGACTCTGAATTTAATTAGAATTGAAAATACACAAAAAGTTAGATAGACCTTCctttttatttcgaattcgCCCTCAGGATATCTACATTCTACGGGTCGTTCCGGATGTCCTAAAAATTTTTCGCATTCCGGAAATAGAgggctcctgaggtcattcgaagtaattttTCCCTTACCGGAAacgcaatccgaggcttcgtttacgagttattaacgaaaaacagtggctaATAAGAGCCGAAATCAGCTGATTGATCCGCTTCGCGCCAGTCGAGTTCGCTTATCTTtcgtcattgtttttcgttaataactcgaaaagAAAAATCGCGAATTGCACTTCCGCTAAGGGAAAAGCTGCTCCAAATgccctcaggaaccctccatttccggattaggGGGCATTTTCCGGACATTcttttcattctttcgattcttTTGACGCGTCGACTTTGATAAGCCGAGTCGAAACGAagagttatttttatttttgcttTCACTTGGAATAAATACCAAGGCATTCGAGCTTCCTCAAAAAAATAGGCGATCGAGGGAAACATTTCCTGACTTTGTCACGCGCTATCTCTGTCCTTGTCCTACCCGTTGCAAGGATACGAAAATTCGCCACCGTATAGATGGcgccgccgtcgtcgcgaaTTTTCTCTAATTCGTGTTTTGACTAGGTGGCGACTGAATCGCGGTGACTCAAGCGCAAGTGAGGAAAGCGTCTTTCGTTCTTATTGCAGAAGAGATCCTTTGCGTAAACATCTATAGATCACAACGGACTACGAAGTAACGCGGTGTTGAAAAAAAAGGTATGGGTAGGATCGAGGTGTAACAGGTCGAAGTCcacgtttcgtttgaatttcCAGCCGGTTCCTGGTGGGCTCGCCAAGAAACGGTTTACGCATCGTGTGTACACATTTTTGACAGTCGATAACCTACAAGATGTCGACGAACGCTACGGCGACTCGTAGCCTGTAGAAACATATTTCTCACTAGTCGTCCATTGTCGTTCGCTGTAGTAGTCGTCCGAGTGAACGGATAAAGGCTGTTGGACCTGTGTGTTAGTTGATGGATACGCATCGTTGACGTTAATATTGCTGATCCGGAGAATCGGTCGTAAATTCGTCGAGTcgagataaaaaaagaaaaaaattcgaaACGCTTGGaaattttttagaaaattatcAGAATGAGCAACGGTACGGAGACTGGGTTGAAATCCAACGAGGAGATTATAGAGGAGCTCACGAAAGACCTGGAAAGTTCGTGTCTACAAGCAGACGAGAACTGCACgtcgaccgagccaacgagtgcgAAGTCGGACGCCAGCAATGGCGATGCGCCGACTGAAGTTGGTGCGCACGTGGAAGAGACGAACGTCAAGAACGAAGACAGCTGTAAATCCCAAGCTCAACCGAGCGAATCTGCAGATTCGCCGATAGATTTCGTCGACGAGGAGTTACTGAAAGACCGTGAAATCGGTCTTACCGAAGATGAGAAAGAAGTTTGTTGCATATCTCTTGCTTGAATTTCATTCCATTCGACCGTATTGCGTTTGGTAATCGGTCGGGTGTCTCTACATTATCGATCGCTGCTAATCTTTCGCTTGTTTCAGTCCCTCAAAAACGAAGCGGAGAAGTTGAAAAACGAGGGAAACGAACTCTTTAAAAACGAAGAATATTTGGAGGCAATACTGACATACACAAAGGCATTGCAGGCATGTCCATTGGCTTACAGCAACGATAGAGCTGTGCTCTATGCGAACAGAGGAGCAGCCAAGGCTAAATATATGGTAACATTGTTACGTGAAAGATATTTTTATCGGCATGTTTGATCATAGAATAGATTAATAAATGCCTTCTCGGTACTTTATACACTCTGTAATCTGTTGATCGTTTAGGACAAGAAATCGGCGATAGCAGATTGTACCAAAGCCCTAGAATTGAATCCGACCTACGAGAAAGCTATGATCAGGAGAGGACAATTGTACAAGGAGACGGATAAGCTGGACGACGCCTTGAGGGAATACAAACAATTGAATAGTTTGCATCCTGAGAACGCGGAGTGGGAAAACGAGGTTCGCGTAAGTATATCCGATAAAAAATAACCTTAATCGTGTACAAACTATATATGCGCGCCCGTTGTTCGAGCGACacattaataaacttattcgtACTTTTGCAGCAATTGACCCAGCTGGTGGAGGAACGAAACGCGAAACTAAAGGCAGAAATGCTGGGCAAATTGAAAGACTTTGGGAACATGGTCTTGAAACCTTTCGGTCTTTCCACGAATAATTTCGAGCTGCAGAAAGACCCGAACAGCGACAGTTATTCCGTCAAATTCAATAGGAACGCTAGTTAATACAGCGACGTTTCCCGAGTTTGAGATTTCTATAAGTcgcacattatttataaatatttaatgtgtaaactttattcaaacgcTGTGCTTCTTCTCGCAATAAACTCGTCAAACGTTCGAAGACTTATTCCTTGTATTTAGAAATGTCCGAACACCTGCTATAAGAATTATCAGCGTCGTGTTAAGTTATTAGCGGTAACTATTattccatgcgaattaaatattGGGTCGTGTAGCAGGAAACGTGTtacattattcgaatagaaaaacTAGTTCTTTATGTTTCAAATAAAACTATCTTATTaaacgtaataattttttttttaacgtaacATTTTTGCGAACTTTTCGCCTTTCGAGCTGTGTATAGTAAAAAAAGAAAGGTCgcaaaaagttacttagaactCAGGTGGAATAAGAAACCCGAATATTTCGTACTACACAGCCGACAATAAACGACGAGTTTCTTTTGCAGTGTTGTTATTTTGATTTTCGAACCGCCGCCTTTTATGTTCTCGCCGACGTCTGCGTCCACGCGGTTCCCAATTATCGCTCCGAGCCCGCGATTATGATTACGATTAACGAGGTTCGTCGGATCTCTACGATGGATACGTGGCAAGCAAAAACACGAGAGAAGAAGGAGAGCGCACGTAGAAGAAGGCTTGCCGCGGCGTTTTTAAAGCCGAGCGCACGCGTATCCgtgcgatattagtgacatcAGAGGGTTGTCGAGTCGAGGCAGCAGCGACGGGAAAGGGAGGAGCAGGGAAGAGAAGAGGGACGATCGGCGGGGGTGGTGGTGGTTGATTCATAGACACTGCGTAAGCGTACCGAACGCCGTCCTCGTAATCGGGAGACGGGCGATAAACGGCGTGCCGTTTCTTGGATTGGAGTCGTAACATCGTCGAGAACCGTGGTTCCGCGCGAACGTGCCCGAAGCCTAGCCAACGGGATATATCGACCGCGGGGAGAGCGGAAGCAGTCGGCTCTCGAGTCTGTGGCTCTCGGATCTCTGCTCTCGGAAGGGTTTAGAGGAAAGCGAGGGATGTGAGAATATCCGGAACACCACGAGGAATCTTAGGACCCTGCCGAGTTGAAATATCGGTGCAACAATGACGGCAGGAACGAAATCGGTGAGTGGGACTCGTCCggtcagagaaagagagagagagagagtcttgCGTGCCTTACGCGTTTTCGCCCTTCGCCCTACGTCTTGCCGACCCACGACCACCCTACATACCCTATGCGACCGAAAAAACACTTTGGCTACGTGTCCGTCTACGCATAAGCTTACGTGTACCCTAAGTGCCGCCACGCCACGCCGTCAACGCATCGCCGCCCGTAACCCCCGCAgcttttatatgcaaatcaataaTTCGCGAGCGCGGCGCCGATCAAATTTCCCAAAAGCATTC
Proteins encoded in this window:
- the Ttc1 gene encoding tetratricopeptide repeat domain 1, with the translated sequence MSNGTETGLKSNEEIIEELTKDLESSCLQADENCTSTEPTSAKSDASNGDAPTEVGAHVEETNVKNEDSCKSQAQPSESADSPIDFVDEELLKDREIGLTEDEKESLKNEAEKLKNEGNELFKNEEYLEAILTYTKALQACPLAYSNDRAVLYANRGAAKAKYMDKKSAIADCTKALELNPTYEKAMIRRGQLYKETDKLDDALREYKQLNSLHPENAEWENEVRQLTQLVEERNAKLKAEMLGKLKDFGNMVLKPFGLSTNNFELQKDPNSDSYSVKFNRNAS